The window CTTTGGCAGTTTTCCAAGGCACGGGGGGCGCGAGGTGCCCTTCCCAGCCAAGAGCTTTCGTTACTCCGCCGCAAAACCGTCGCGAGGCAATTTCCTTGCTCGGTCATCCGATCCTCCCGCGCATCCTCCTCTTTTGCGATGTGCAGACGTACTGAGGAGGAAAGTGAAACCTGATTCCTCTGCATATCGGCTTCCGCCGGAGACCGGGCGTTTCCCCTCCTCTGCCCCGTTCGCGTTCGAGTCACAGACGCGAGCTCTGCAACTGGTGCCGCTCACCCTGCCACGGTGCCGGCGCCTTTCTTCTCTAGGAAACGTAGAAGACACGCCCCTGTCTCGGCTGCCTCGTTCTTGGTCGTTAAGGTCTTTCTGCGCGATGGATGGCAATGGCTCCACAAGTTCGTCTTGCCTGCGTTTGCCCctggcttcttctcgctccgctcctcggctcgcgctttcgtctttctcctcgtcaTCGATATCTGCACCAACGGGTCGGCGCGAGTCAACGTTGTCTCGCGTCTGTTTTTCGGCCGCCCGTGCTGCGCCCAGCTCCAGTGTGTGCGCCTTCCGACACTCGAGCGGGTCTAGTCGCTTGTTCTCGCACGCGACACCCGGGTCCTCGTTGGGAGGTTCGGTACCATGTGTTTCTGCGTTTCTCGGCGAAATGCGCGAGGGAGCTCTGGACCTTTTCGTCCCCGGTGGCGGATCGTCGTGGATGCAAGTCCGttggaagaagaagcgaggcaagaaggagaaggtTGTTCTGACCGCAGAGCAAATTGCAACGAAAACAAAGTACGAATAAGCACTGGTGGAAAGGAGGGGGCGAATTAGCGGGTCGACCGCAACTGGCCTTTTCGAGTTTCGACCGTTGGAGGTCACACACCCCAGaccccttcccccctccgGAACTGCATCTCTCGCGTTTCTCATTTTGCTTTTTTCGGCCACTGACTCGCCACGCGCCCAGGAGAAGGAGTTTCTGACGCGTGTGTCGAGCTTGGCGTCTAGACACTTGCAGTTTTTTGACCGTGATTTCTCTTTGCTCCATTGCCAAACTGGGGGCCTGGCATCTcacctgcgcgcgcctcgccttgaTTGTATCCTGTACGACCCGGTGCGTAGTTTTCAGTTGCTGCCCCTTTCTTCCGTTGCCCACATCTTCCGTCGTCGAGGTTTCTCTTTTTCAGGGCGCCTCTTATTCGTCTTGAGGACCGCATCACCCCGGAGCCGCCGGCCAGCCTCGCGAGGAATATTCGTTCCCAAATTTCGCGCGCAGTTGCTGGATGGAAGACAAAGCGCATGTTCACGTATCGCAACAAGTATCGGGTAAGCAAGGCAGCGCGACTCCTGGTTTCGTCCGCCTCAGGGGCTCCGGGAGGCTGCGAGATGGTGCGACACACCTTTTCCGCGTGTCCTAATTAGACCGCGTGCTGCCTCGGAGAGGCGACTGCCCTGCTGGCACAGATCTGGTTTGTTCACTAGTTCACGTTGGGGAAGGCATCTCATCCCGCTCTCAGCGTCGTTCGACTCTGGGGGCTGGCGAGGCGTTCAGGAGGAAGCACACCGCCTCCTGGATCGCGACAGCTGTATGCTTTCCGTATTGATACCGTTGGTGGATCTGGAACCGTGCGTGGTGCATGATGCTTCCGATCTCCGTGTGTTGGTCAGTTTCGCCGGCTTGTCGGCATGACGCACGACGTGGACAGCGACGATGAGTTCGCGCACGAAAGCGCAGCAAAAGGCGAGAAGCGGTCCCAAGGCCAGTCTGACGGTGCAGACGGAGACCGCACGTCCGGGGGACGGCAGAAAGGATCCCGCTTCGTCGGCCGAACGTTTGTGACGCCGCTCACCAAACTGCAGCACCAAGCTGTTCTCCCTCGTTCACCCTGTAAGCTCTTGACTGTCATGCGCAGCCaaaggagggggggggagggggaggggcaAGAAAAGTGAAGGGGGGATGGTCTGGAAGTCGTGCGCAGCGCCCCTTCCGCCGAGGCCCTTCGGCCTTCTCGACGCTCTTCGATACAGAAGCTAGATGCGGCGGGAACGCAAAGACGCAGTGACAAGGTGCATCTTCGCTCCTCCCAGCGTTACGCGACTCACCGTATACATCGAAATCGTGAAGAGCAGATCTAGGCGCGAGGGTGGCACGGGGGGTAGGGGTGGCGggcgggagggagggggggggggggagttGTGTTGTTCATCTCGCAGCGGTGAGACAACGCCAGGTATACACTACGGCGGCCAAGGGCGACGCGACCCCTGCCACGGCGCGATACGGCGATGGGGGTGGGACATGCCCCACGAGGCGCTCTACTGCGAGTCGCCCGCTAGGCACCGATGCCTCCAGTTCGTGacctctgtgtgtgtgtgcgtgtgtgtgcgtgttgCTCAGTGCATGCGCGGTTCGATTTCCCTCACACGCTTCACTATGATGTAAGCTCGGTGTTGTGGGCGCCGTATAGCACACCGGACGCCAGCTGTCATCCGTCGCAGATAGTGAGGCCTTGTTCGCGGCGCGGAACGGTCGTGGTACAATTGACTGACTGGGGGTTGGTGGTGACAGACTGTACGGATGTGATTTACGGGATTTGCTCGGACCACGCTTCACAGAACACAGGATACCGATTTTTACATGCTACCCTATAGTGCGGACGAGTAGGCATTCGCGACTTGCTCTCTCGACCGTTCGTGTTGACCTCGCGGACGGTGTAGTATGTTGCGATTCACCCTGATTTGGTGGGAAGCACTCACGCTCTGACGAACTGGACAGACGGTTGACTATGACGGCGCGTTCGAATTATTTCCACAATGAAACCGAATTGGATACGGCATTCTACATCGCTTCGTGTGCTTTTTACCGGCAGGTTTTCTGGGGTCCTCCGCAAGTAGAAGAGGAGCCAAATAAGACAGCATGTTGCGTGTCTTTCCGCGTGGCTGATCTCAAGCTTTCCGCCAGGTACATCTGCTGTAAAGACATGCAgtgggggcggggggaggcaCAGGGGCTTGCCGTGTCTGCGTCCTAGCCGATGGTTCATGAGTGCATATTGACTGATAGTTTGTTTTGTGGTGTTGCTTCACGTGTATCAACCATCATGCGTTTCTGTCTCCCAGTTTCGTTCGTCCCCGGTCTGCCTGCTGTGTTCGCGGTGGT is drawn from Besnoitia besnoiti strain Bb-Ger1 chromosome VI, whole genome shotgun sequence and contains these coding sequences:
- a CDS encoding hypothetical protein (encoded by transcript BESB_065640) produces the protein MSSAARVTGEAFGSFPRHGGREVPFPAKSFRYSAAKPSRGNFLARSSDPPAHPPLLRCADVLRRKVKPDSSAYRLPPETGRFPSSAPFAFESQTRALQLVPLTLPRCRRLSSLGNVEDTPLSRLPRSWSLRSFCAMDGNGSTSSSCLRLPLASSRSAPRLALSSFSSSSISAPTGRRESTLSRVCFSAARAAPSSSVCAFRHSSGSSRLFSHATPGSSLGGSVPCVSAFLGEMREGALDLFVPGGGSSWMQVRWKKKRGKKEKVVLTAEQIATKTKAPLIRLEDRITPEPPASLARNIRSQISRAVAGWKTKRMFTYRNKYRFRRLVGMTHDVDSDDEFAHESAAKGEKRSQGQSDGADGDRTSGGRQKGSRFVGRTFVTPLTKLQHQAVLPRSPLHARFDFPHTLHYDVFWGPPQVEEEPNKTACCVSFRVADLKLSARQEQRLLDILGPERYDEQTGIACLEADAFPQLNHNAAYLGDLLQQLMREVKKA